A single Brassica rapa cultivar Chiifu-401-42 chromosome A04, CAAS_Brap_v3.01, whole genome shotgun sequence DNA region contains:
- the LOC103865704 gene encoding protein WHAT'S THIS FACTOR 9, mitochondrial, producing the protein MLFISRRAQTLKTLPSSSTQIRTYVDVYMKWKKDQYFDNIEHILRSPQLKSVIALKNCITSDPNSCIPISSVSKKTHQFDLSTKVTKFLRQFPSVFEEFVGPEHNLPWFRLTPEAAELDREERRVYQDSAEDLRGRLRKVILMSRDNVLPLSIVQGMKWYLGLPDDYMMSLDSSFRFVDMEDGVKGLAVECSNGEKVVSLLQKNAIKNRGLLCSENRGLLCSEIEFPLFPSKGCRLRVKIEDWLKEFQRLPYVSPYDDYSRLDPSSDVAEKRVVGFLHELLCLFVDHSAERKKLLCLKKWFGLPQKVHKAFERHPQIFYLSMKNKTCTAILREPYRDKASVEPHPVLAVRKKYIQLMKSSELILKSRRSRCRFSNDGVVEKDLDFDS; encoded by the coding sequence ATGCTCTTCATCAGCCGCCGTGCCCAAACCCTCAAAACCCTACCTTCCTCCTCCACACAGATCCGCACCTACGTCGATGTCTACATGAAATGGAAGAAAGACCAATACTTCGACAACATAGAGCACATCCTCCGTTCCCCTCAGCTCAAATCCGTCATCGCTCTCAAGAACTGCATCACCAGCGACCCCAACAGCTGCATCCCAATCTCCTCCGTCTCCAAGAAGACCCACCAGTTCGACCTATCAACCAAAGTCACAAAGTTCTTACGGCAGTTTCCTAGTGTCTTCGAGGAGTTCGTCGGTCCCGAGCACAACCTCCCCTGGTTTAGATTGACGCCAGAAGCTGCTGAGCTCGACAGGGAAGAGAGACGAGTGTACCAAGACTCAGCTGAGGACTTGCGTGGTAGGTTGAGGAAGGTGATTCTGATGAGTAGAGACAATGTCTTGCCTTTGAGTATTGTTCAAGGGATGAAATGGTATCTTGGTCTGCCTGACGATTACATGATGAGTCTTGATTCTTCGTTTAGGTTTGTTGATATGGAAGATGGGGTTAAGGGTTTAGCTGTGGAGTGTAGTAACGGagaaaaggttgtgtctttgTTGCAGAAGAACGCAATCAAGAACAGAGGACTACTCTGTTCTGAGAACAGAGGACTACTCTGTTCTGAGATTGAGTTTCCTCTGTTTCCGTCAAAAGGCTGTAGGTTGAGAGTCAAGATCGAAGATTGGCTAAAAGAGTTTCAACGGCTTCCTTACGTATCACCGTACGATGATTACTCTCGTTTGGATCCGAGCAGTGACGTTGCTGAGAAGAGAGTCGTTGGGTTTCTTCATGAGCTGCTCTGCCTCTTCGTCGACCATTCCGCAGAGAGGAAGAAGCTTTTGTGCCTCAAGAAGTGGTTTGGGTTGCCTCAGAAGGTTCACAAGGCCTTTGAGAGGCATCCGCAGATCTTTTACTTGTCTATGAAGAACAAGACTTGTACAGCTATTCTCAGAGAGCCTTATAGAGACAAAGCTAGCGTGGAGCCGCATCCTGTGTTGGCTGTGAGGAAGAAGTATATTCAGTTGATGAAGAGTTCGGAGTTGATTCTCAAGAGTAGAAGGAGTCGTTGCAGGTTTTCAAATGATGGTGTTGTAGAGAAAGATTTGGATTTTGATAGCTAA
- the LOC103865703 gene encoding amino acid transporter AVT1C → MNHVPSDQSFYIESEDEDDRKDYAEEEEEEDGHSHSDSSDANDEHHTQNKPNSYTTAWPQSYRQSIDLYSSVPSPSIGFLGNNSMTRFGSSFLSSSLIRRHTPESLPVVTKPLLEAEEQAPPPPKHRLSSHGLLPPVPSRRSSMRKDERVSHEVPMSRNSSYGQAVMNGLNVLCGVGILSTPYAAKEGGWLGLGILFIYGLLSFYTGILLRYCLDSESDLETYPDIGQAAFGTTGRIFVSIVLYLELYACCVEYIILESDNLSSLYPNAGLSIGGFELDARHLFALLTTIAVLPTVWLRDLSLLSYISAGGVIASVLVVLSLFWIGLVDDVGIHSKGTTLNLSTLPVAIGLYGYCYSGHAVFPNIYTSMANPNQYPSALLTCFTICTLMYAGVAFMGYTMFGEATESQFTLNLPQDLVATKIAVWTTVVNPFTKYALTLSPVALSLEELIPSRHNKSHWYAIAIRTALVFSTLLVGLAIPFFGLVMSLIGSLLTMLVTLILPPACFLSIVRRKVTRTQMMLCVLIIVVGAISSVIGSYSALSQIIEKLSS, encoded by the exons ATGAATCACGTACCTTCTGATCAGAGCTTTTACATTGAAAGCGAGGATGAAGACGACAGGAAAGATTacgcagaagaagaagaagaagaagatggtcaCAGCCATTCTGATTCCTCTGATGCTAATGATGAACATCACACGCAGAATAAGCCTAACTCATACACTACGGCTTGGCCACAGAGTTACAG GCAATCCATTGATCTTTACAGTAGTGTACCGTCTCCAAGTATCGGTTTTCTTGGGAACAACTCGATGACGAGATTCGGAAGCTCTTTCTTGTCTTCTTCCCTGATAAGAAGACACACTCCTGAATCTTTACCTGTTGTTACAAAGCCTCTGCTCGAAGCAGAAGAACAAGCACCACCACCACCTAAACACAGGCTTAGCTCTCATGGCTTGCTCCCTCCTGTTCCTTCTAGGAGAAGTTCCATGCGAAAGGACGAGAGAGTGTCTCATGAAGTTCCCATGTCACGCAATAGCTCATATGGACAAGCTGTTATGAATG GATTGAATGTTCTATGTGGAGTTGGGATACTCTCAACGCCTTATGCTGCTAAAGAAGGAGGATGGTTAGGATTAGGGATACTGTTTATATatggtcttctttctttctaCACTGGAATCCTCCTGCGTTATTGCCTTGACAGTGAGTCTGACCTTGAGACATATCCTGATATTGGCCAAGCTGCTTTTGGTACCACTGGTCGTATCTTTGTCTCG ATAGTACTCTACTTGGAGCTATAT GCGTGCTGTGTTGAATATATAATATTGGAGAGTGATAATTTGTCTTCATTATATCCAAATGCTGGTTTAAGTATTGGAGGTTTTGAGTTAGATGCACGTCATCTATTTGCATTGCTAACCACAATCGCTGTTCTCCCCACCGTTTGGCTCAGAGATCTCAGCCTACTGAGTTACATCTCAG CTGGAGGGGTGATTGCATCGGTGCTAGTGGTTTTAAGTTTGTTTTGGATTGGTTTGGTAGATGACGTTGGAATCCACAGCAAAGGAACTACACTGAACTTGTCAACTTTACCTGTAGCTATAGGTCTATACGGTTACTGCTACTCAGGACATGCTGTTTTCCCCAATATTTATACTTCTATGGCCAATCCAAATCAATACCCTTCTGCTCTCTTGACATG CTTTACTATTTGTACTCTGATGTATGCTGGTGTTGCTTTTATGGGTTATACAATGTTTGGAGAAGCAACAGAATCACAGTTTACTCTCAACTTGCCTCAGGATTTGGTTGCTACTAAGATAGCTGTGTGGACTACT GTGGTCAATCCATTTACCAA ATATGCTTTGACCTTATCTCCAGTAGCACTGAGTCTTGAGGAACTAATACCATCAAGGCATAACAAGTCACATTGGTACGCCATTGCCATTAGAACCGCATTGGTCTTCTCTACTCTTCTTGTTGGTCTTGCAATACCTTTCTTTG GTCTTGTCATGTCATTGATTGGATCATTGTTGACAATGCTTGTC ACGCTAATACTTCCACCGGCTTGCTTCTTGAGCATAGTACGGAGAAAAGTTACCCGGACACAG atGATGTTATGTGTCTTAATCATCGTAGTAGGAGCAATATCTTCTGTCATTGGCTCATATTCAGCTCTCTCTCAGATCATTGAGAAACTAAGCAGCTGA
- the LOC103865706 gene encoding MLO-like protein 12, whose protein sequence is MAIKERSLEETPTWAVAVVCFVILFISILIEYFLHFIGHWFKKKHKKALCEALEKVKAELMLLGFISLLLVVLQTPVSEICIPNRAAATWHPCSRAQELAKYGQDYIDDGRKILEDYDSNDFYSPRRSLATKGYDKCAEKGKVALVSAYGIHQLHIFIFVLAVFHVLYCITTYALGKTKMKKWKSWEKETKTIEYQYANDPERFRFARDTSFGRRHLNVWSKSSVTLWMTCFFRQFFGSVTKVDYLTLRHGFIMAHLPAGSEARFDFQKYIQRSLEEDFKVVVGISPLIWCIAVLFILTNTHGWASYLWLPFIPLLVILVVGAKLQVIISKLGLRIQDKGDVVKGAPVVEPGDDLFWFGRPRFILFLIHLVLFTNAFQLAFFVWSTYEFTLKNCFHHKTEDITIRIVMGVLIQVLCSYITLPLYALVTQMGTSMRPTIFNDRVANALKKWHNTAKKHTKHGHSGSNTPSRPTTPTHGMSPVHLLHNYHNRSLDQQTSFTASPSPPRFSDYGGQGHQRFFDPESQSVSCQHEITDSENTNSQHPHADTTSPVREEREITEHVRVDLPEFTFKK, encoded by the exons ATGGCAATAAAAGAGAGATCATTAGAGGAGACACCAACATGGGCTGTTGCTGTTGTTTGCTTCGTTATTCTTTTCATCTCCATCTTGATCGAATATTTCTTGCACTTTATTGGTCAT TGGTTTAAGAAGAAGCATAAGAAAGCTTTGTGTGAAGCTCTTGAAAAGGTTAAAGCAG AACTGATGCTACTGGGATTCATATCTCTTCTACTTGTTGTGTTACAAACACCAGTCTCCGAAATTTGCATCCCAAATAGAGCTGCTGCGACTTGGCATCCTTGTAGTAGGGCACAAGAGCTGGCTAAATATGGTCAAGATTATATCGACGATGGTCGCAAAATTCTTGAAGACTATGACTCCAACGACTTTTATAGTCCTCGTCGAAGTTTAGCCACCAAGGGTTATGACAAATGCGCAGAAAAG GGGAAAGTAGCATTAGTATCCGCGTACGGTATCCACCAGCTGCATATATTCATCTTTGTGCTCGCTGTTTTTCATGTTCTCTACTGTATTACAACCTATGCTTTGGGGAAGACCAAG ATGAAGAAATGGAAATCATGGGAGAAAGAGACCAAAACAATTGAATACCAATATGCCAATG ATCCAGAGAGGTTCAGGTTTGCAAGAGACACATCGTTTGGACGTAGACATTTGAATGTATGGAGCAAGTCTTCTGTTACCCTCTGGATG ACTTGTTTCTTCAGACAGTTCTTTGGATCAGTGACAAAGGTCGATTATCTTACACTAAGACATGGGTTTATCATG GCACATTTGCCAGCAGGAAGTGAAGCTCGTTTCGATTTCCAAAAATACATTCAAAGATCTTTGGAAGAAGATTTCAAGGTTGTTGTCGGTATAAG CCCACTGATATGGTGCATCGCTGTCTTGTTCATATTGACTAATACACATG GATGGGCTTCCTATCTTTGGCTGCCTTTCATCCCTTTGCTT GTGATATTAGTAGTAGGAGCAAAACTTCAagtaataatatcaaaattaggACTAAGGATTCAAGATAAAGGAGATGTGGTTAAAGGAGCTCCGGTGGTTGAACCGGGTGATGATCTCTTTTGGTTTGGTCGTCCTCGTTTCATTCTCTTCCTCATTCACTTGGTTCTTTTCACG AATGCATTTCAACTTGCTTTCTTCGTTTGGAGCACT TACGAGTTCACACTTAAAAATTGCTTCCACCACAAAACGGAAGATATTACAATCAGGATCGTCATGGG GGTGTTAATACAAGTTCTATGCAGCTACATCACTCTACCTCTCTATGCTCTCGTGACTCAG ATGGGAACTTCAATGAGGCCGACTATTTTCAACGACAGGGTAGCCAATGCATTGAAAAAATGGCACAACACGGCCAAGAAACATACTAAACATGGACATTCTGGGTCCAACACACCTAGCCGCCCTACCACGCCAACACATGGCATGTCACCAGTGCATCTCCTTCACAACTACCATAACCGCAGCCTTGACCAGCAAACTAGCTTCACTGCCTCTCCTTCTCCTCCTAGATTCTCTGATTACGGCGGCCAAGGCCATCAGCGTTTCTTCGATCCTGAATCCCAGAGTGTCTCTTGCCAACATGAGATCACAGATTCCGAAAACACCAATAGTCAGCATCCACATGCTGACACCACAAGTCCTgttagagaagagagagagattactGAGCATGTCAGGGTTGATCTGCCGGAGTTTACTTTCAAGAAATGA